A genomic region of Glycine max cultivar Williams 82 chromosome 15, Glycine_max_v4.0, whole genome shotgun sequence contains the following coding sequences:
- the LOC100790471 gene encoding NAC domain-containing protein 42-like: MGVNEDFNQDIDYDHHEYVDDDDVPLPGFRFHPTDEELVSFYLQRKLDKKPISIELIKQIDIYKYDPWDLPKTSATGGEKEGYFFCRRGRKYRNSIRPNRVTGSGFWKATGIDKPVYSHGGEGNDCIGLKKTLVYYRGSAGKGIKTDWMMHEFRLPSNTDNNNTNLRSSKNYVDVPQEAEIWTLCRIFKRNVSQRKHTPDLKQISAKRQSIHDKSSRMSNVEFNTTNQESYINFGGHYHNEQKPTINYTNSDQRNQYHVMTHHQLCAPVAQQHQQPQQLTSPSSNFWINNPPGNDFFTFDNWDELGSLVKFAVDSPSL, from the exons ATGGGTGTGAACGAAGATTTCAACCAGGATATTGATTATGATCATCATGAGTAtgtggatgatgatgatgttccTCTTCCGGGGTTTCGATTCCACCCTACAGATGAAGAACTTGTTAGTTTCTATCTTCAAAGGAAGCTTGACAAGAAACCCATCAGCATCGAGCTCATCAAACAGATTGATATTTACAAATACGATCCTTGGGATCTTCCGA AAACCAGTGCCACTGGAGGAGAGAAAGAAGGGTACTTCTTTTGCAGAAGAGGGAGGAAGTATAGGAACAGCATAAGGCCTAACAGAGTCACTGGCTCAGGGTTCTGGAAAGCAACTGGCATAGACAAGCCAGTGTACTCACATGGAGGAGAAGGCAATGACTGCATTGGCCTCAAAAAAACACTAGTGTATTACCGTGGCAGTGCAGGCAAAGGCATCAAAACTGATTGGATGATGCACGAGTTTCGCCTTCCTTCTAACACAGACAACAACAACACCAACCTTCGCAGCTCCAAGAATTACGTAGATGTTCCCCAAGAAGCC GAAATTTGGACATTGTGTCGAATTTTCAAGAGAAATGTCTCACAGAGGAAGCACACGCCAGACTTGAAACAAATATCAGCTAAGCGCCAATCCATTCATGACAAGAGTTCAAGAATGAGCAATGTGGAGTTCAATACTACTAATCAAGAATCATATATAAACTTTGGTGGCCACTATCACAATGAGCAGAAACCTACCATTAACTACACAAACAGTGATCAAAGGAATCAGTATCATGTGATGACTCATCATCAGTTGTGTGCTCCGGTGGCACAGCAGCATCAGCAACCTCAACAACTAACTTCACCATCTTCTAACTTTTGGATTAACAACCCACCTGGGAACGACTTCTTCACGTTTGATAACTGGGATGAGCTTGGATCTTTAGTGAAGTTTGCGGTTGATTCGCCTAGCTTGTAG